One region of Chryseobacterium sp. C-71 genomic DNA includes:
- a CDS encoding endonuclease/exonuclease/phosphatase family protein yields MWETYLVLSALLLILTVLPKIPNPHWIFRFPDFGKIQITYFTIVTFALGFIIEKTEYFWYIQGLLLAMIIYHGFTLIKYTKFYKVKRHQQTENSSKKHHFISANVYQFNKDYHKFIDLIKKHQPDVFLTMESNGDWENALQVLEKDYPYQHKVTLENTYGMHFYSKLKVDDAKTHYFVADDIPSIEAHLKTEDGFEFVFFGVHPPPPSPTEEETSKERDGDLLSVAKRVKDFTKPVIVVGDFNNVAWSKSSILFRKTSHLIDPREGHAFVSTFHAKSRLLRFPIDLMFHSEDIFIKELKTLENFGSDHLPVYCEFFIDHHNDDQEERVEQADSEEIAEAEEIIEEGKKEDGERDAVVTED; encoded by the coding sequence ATGTGGGAAACTTACCTTGTTTTAAGTGCTTTATTACTGATTTTAACGGTATTACCAAAAATTCCAAATCCGCATTGGATTTTTCGCTTTCCCGATTTTGGTAAAATTCAGATCACTTATTTTACCATTGTTACTTTCGCTTTGGGATTTATAATCGAAAAAACCGAATATTTCTGGTACATTCAAGGTTTGTTACTGGCCATGATTATTTATCACGGCTTTACGTTGATTAAATACACTAAGTTTTATAAAGTAAAAAGGCATCAACAAACGGAAAACTCATCTAAAAAGCATCATTTTATTTCTGCAAATGTTTACCAATTTAATAAAGATTATCACAAATTTATTGACCTTATAAAAAAACATCAGCCTGATGTCTTTTTAACGATGGAAAGCAACGGAGATTGGGAGAATGCTTTACAGGTTTTGGAAAAAGACTATCCTTACCAGCATAAAGTAACGCTTGAAAATACCTACGGAATGCATTTTTATTCTAAGCTTAAAGTGGATGATGCAAAAACTCATTATTTTGTAGCTGATGACATTCCAAGCATCGAAGCACATTTGAAGACTGAAGACGGGTTTGAATTTGTCTTTTTTGGCGTACATCCGCCACCTCCAAGTCCGACCGAAGAAGAAACCTCAAAGGAAAGAGATGGTGATCTTTTGAGTGTTGCAAAACGTGTGAAAGACTTCACAAAGCCCGTGATAGTAGTTGGAGATTTTAATAATGTAGCGTGGTCAAAATCATCTATCCTTTTCAGAAAAACAAGTCACTTGATTGACCCAAGAGAGGGTCATGCTTTTGTATCAACTTTTCACGCAAAATCACGTTTATTGAGATTTCCAATTGATCTGATGTTCCACAGTGAAGATATTTTCATTAAAGAATTAAAGACCTTAGAAAATTTTGGTTCAGATCATCTTCCTGTATATTGTGAATTCTTCATCGACCATCATAATGACGACCAGGAAGAACGTGTAGAACAGGCAGATTCTGAAGAAATTGCTGAGGCTGAGGAAATTATTGAGGAAGGAAAAAAAGAGGACGGAGAACGTGATGCGGTGGTGACTGAGGATTGA
- a CDS encoding NAD(P)H-dependent oxidoreductase yields MKNILIINGHPNRESFNFGITNAYREGAEKAGAKVQQIVIADLQFDPNLKYGYQKRTDLEPDLLEAWEKILWADHLVWVHPVWWGGFPAIMKGFIDRLFLPGLAFRYRENSVWWDKLLAGKTAHIITTMDQPVWYYRMFFGRPSINQLKKSILEFCGVKPVKVTIIGIIKTSDETQRRKWMDKVRILGMKLK; encoded by the coding sequence ATGAAAAATATACTCATCATCAACGGCCATCCCAACCGGGAATCTTTCAATTTCGGCATTACGAATGCCTACAGGGAAGGTGCAGAAAAAGCGGGCGCAAAGGTTCAACAGATTGTTATTGCAGATCTTCAGTTTGATCCAAATTTAAAATATGGTTATCAGAAAAGAACAGATCTTGAACCTGACCTACTTGAAGCATGGGAAAAAATTCTTTGGGCAGACCACCTTGTATGGGTGCATCCTGTTTGGTGGGGCGGTTTTCCGGCTATAATGAAAGGATTTATTGACAGACTTTTTCTTCCCGGATTGGCTTTCAGATACCGTGAGAATTCTGTCTGGTGGGATAAACTGCTTGCAGGGAAAACGGCACATATTATCACGACAATGGATCAACCTGTATGGTATTACCGAATGTTTTTTGGTCGTCCGAGTATTAACCAGCTCAAGAAATCAATATTGGAATTTTGCGGAGTGAAGCCTGTAAAAGTAACCATTATCGGAATTATTAAAACTTCAGATGAAACACAACGCAGAAAGTGGATGGATAAAGTGAGAATATTAGGAATGAAACTGAAATAA
- a CDS encoding saccharopine dehydrogenase → MGSNILIVGGKGIVGKTIHRILRSRNQEYNIYIGSRKKGITEYDIMIDVNKPETFEAIVNRNIDLIILAVNDQDDHILRFAIDNSIDYIDITKPTPDLVKALAIAKTTQNINSRIVFSSGWMGGLVSGLMNILSHNPENIQEVKLYVYYSIKDLAGESSAHFMAENVARPFISYQSNRQISVRHFLNSEDFKFSFGIGKRQAYNFDVPDLYILNQIEKIPTVNVKMTYDSKFITWLLGTFQKLRIFSILSLKARRVIFGSSGNGDQSVFEIVIKDDQREKKLSLQSKKGQAELTALAAVLHAEMLLHGDFKNKIYFAHQLHDPKKLYQSLAEYEGITIETKI, encoded by the coding sequence ATGGGTTCAAATATTTTAATTGTCGGAGGAAAAGGAATAGTTGGAAAAACGATACACAGGATTCTGCGTTCCAGAAATCAAGAATATAATATTTATATTGGCAGCCGTAAAAAAGGGATCACGGAATATGATATAATGATTGATGTCAATAAGCCTGAAACTTTCGAGGCTATTGTAAACAGAAATATCGATCTTATCATTCTTGCCGTCAATGATCAAGACGATCATATTCTCAGGTTTGCTATTGATAACAGTATTGACTACATTGATATTACAAAACCGACGCCTGATCTTGTGAAAGCTCTGGCTATAGCAAAAACGACTCAAAATATCAACAGCAGAATCGTATTCAGTTCAGGATGGATGGGAGGACTCGTCAGCGGACTTATGAATATTCTATCTCATAATCCCGAAAACATTCAAGAAGTAAAATTGTATGTATACTATTCTATAAAGGATCTTGCAGGAGAAAGTTCCGCTCATTTTATGGCTGAGAATGTGGCCAGACCATTTATCAGCTATCAGAGTAACCGACAGATATCTGTAAGACATTTTCTTAATTCTGAAGATTTTAAGTTTTCTTTCGGAATCGGAAAGCGACAGGCTTATAACTTTGATGTTCCGGATCTTTACATTTTAAATCAGATTGAAAAAATACCTACAGTCAATGTTAAAATGACCTATGATTCAAAATTCATCACCTGGCTTTTGGGAACATTTCAAAAATTAAGGATTTTCAGTATTTTATCATTAAAGGCACGTCGGGTCATTTTCGGTTCGAGTGGAAACGGTGACCAGTCTGTATTTGAAATTGTAATCAAAGATGATCAGAGAGAAAAAAAACTAAGTCTTCAAAGCAAAAAAGGACAGGCAGAACTCACAGCACTTGCTGCTGTTTTGCACGCTGAAATGCTACTTCATGGCGATTTTAAAAACAAAATATATTTTGCCCATCAGCTTCATGATCCGAAAAAACTTTATCAGTCATTGGCTGAATATGAAGGGATAACTATTGAAACAAAAATATGA
- a CDS encoding Crp/Fnr family transcriptional regulator, whose translation MILSYIQSFKIFSDKEIEDFAQLIETRKLLKNEYFVQENDSCKEIAFVQNGIFRTFYTTADGKDITYCFRFPNEFVASYSSFISGKPSKETTQAIADADIFVLNKDKVEALFRENPRWILFLKIIAEQEYMELEERYFQLQRNNASQRYEKLLKNQPSFIQQIPLQYLATYLGITQRHLSRLRKDISF comes from the coding sequence ATGATTCTTAGTTACATTCAAAGTTTTAAAATATTTTCAGACAAAGAAATTGAAGATTTTGCCCAGCTGATTGAGACCCGAAAACTGTTGAAAAATGAATATTTTGTACAGGAAAATGACAGCTGTAAAGAAATAGCCTTTGTTCAGAACGGAATATTCCGCACTTTTTATACAACTGCGGACGGTAAAGATATCACCTACTGTTTCAGATTTCCCAATGAGTTTGTGGCTTCCTATTCATCGTTTATTTCAGGAAAACCCAGCAAAGAAACTACACAGGCAATTGCAGATGCAGATATTTTTGTACTCAATAAAGATAAAGTGGAAGCTCTTTTCCGCGAAAACCCAAGATGGATTCTTTTTCTGAAAATAATAGCAGAACAGGAATATATGGAACTTGAAGAACGGTATTTTCAGCTTCAGAGAAATAATGCTTCGCAAAGATATGAGAAGCTTCTGAAAAATCAGCCGAGTTTCATTCAACAGATTCCGCTTCAGTATCTGGCTACATATCTGGGAATTACACAACGTCATTTAAGCCGTCTCAGAAAAGATATTTCTTTTTAG